The [Bacillus] selenitireducens MLS10 genome includes a region encoding these proteins:
- a CDS encoding DegV family protein gives MGNVQIITDSTADIPESLTQELDIHVVPLKVHFGDETYEDGIDLDSAQFYQKLADSAVMPTTSQPTPYQFEEVYRGIHRTNPDSPLISIHLSANLSGTFQSAHLASQTIGDEIPITVIDSKRASYAIGLIVVEVAKLAKQGASLEVCQSRIDELLKDTTVLFMVDTMEYLQKNGRIGKASALVGSLLKIKPILSLNDDGEVFPFEKARGNKKAIQRIVNEFHERYGDDPVHVGISHAQAESTANELMERLKSEFNVSKSVIADIGPVIGTHVGPGALSISFARSGNQ, from the coding sequence ATGGGAAATGTGCAAATTATAACCGATTCTACAGCTGATATCCCTGAATCCCTGACCCAGGAACTCGACATTCACGTTGTGCCCCTTAAGGTTCATTTCGGTGACGAGACTTACGAAGACGGGATTGACCTTGACTCTGCGCAATTTTATCAAAAACTTGCTGATTCAGCGGTCATGCCAACAACTTCTCAGCCAACACCTTATCAGTTTGAGGAAGTATACAGAGGAATTCACAGGACGAACCCGGATTCGCCGCTGATTTCTATTCACCTCTCCGCCAACTTATCTGGGACATTTCAGTCTGCCCATTTGGCATCACAGACGATTGGCGACGAGATTCCGATCACGGTCATTGACTCCAAACGGGCCTCTTATGCGATTGGATTGATTGTTGTTGAAGTGGCGAAACTGGCCAAACAGGGGGCTTCACTCGAAGTCTGCCAATCCCGAATCGATGAACTTCTGAAAGACACGACGGTTCTGTTTATGGTTGATACGATGGAGTATCTGCAAAAGAACGGTCGGATAGGAAAGGCATCTGCTCTTGTCGGATCGCTATTGAAGATCAAGCCGATTCTTTCGCTGAATGATGATGGTGAAGTCTTTCCATTTGAAAAAGCAAGAGGGAATAAAAAGGCTATTCAGCGCATTGTCAATGAATTTCATGAACGATATGGTGATGATCCGGTTCATGTCGGTATATCGCATGCACAAGCTGAATCAACTGCCAATGAACTGATGGAACGTTTGAAATCAGAATTCAATGTTTCTAAATCTGTTATTGCTGACATAGGACCTGTCATAGGTACCCATGTTGGCCCTGGTGCACTTTCGATCTCCTTTGCAAGATCTGGTAATCAATAG
- the sdaAB gene encoding L-serine ammonia-lyase, iron-sulfur-dependent subunit beta: MKYRSVFDIIGPVMIGPSSSHTAGAARIGLVARQLLEEEPVRVSFHLYGSFAKTYQGHGTDVALIGGVLGFDTFDERITEAFHHADQAGLSYSFYEEDAQPVDPNTVRIRIESRHHELELVGVSIGGGKVEIKELNGFKLRLSGNHPAILVVHNDRYGTIASVATKLADKKINIGHMEVSRKEEGKEALMVIEVDENVEDDTLRSLETLDNITKVTKIHD; this comes from the coding sequence ATGAAATACCGCAGTGTGTTTGATATTATTGGTCCGGTTATGATCGGACCTTCAAGCTCTCATACGGCCGGTGCAGCGAGAATCGGATTGGTGGCAAGGCAGTTGCTCGAAGAGGAACCTGTTCGAGTATCTTTTCACCTATACGGCTCCTTCGCCAAAACGTATCAGGGACATGGAACGGACGTGGCTCTGATTGGTGGAGTCCTTGGCTTTGATACTTTCGATGAACGGATTACTGAAGCCTTTCACCATGCAGACCAAGCAGGCCTGTCTTATTCCTTTTATGAAGAGGATGCTCAGCCCGTCGACCCGAATACCGTCAGAATCCGAATTGAAAGCCGGCATCATGAACTTGAACTGGTTGGTGTATCAATAGGTGGCGGTAAGGTTGAAATTAAAGAACTGAACGGCTTTAAATTGAGACTGAGCGGTAATCATCCGGCCATTCTCGTCGTTCACAATGACCGCTATGGCACAATTGCATCTGTAGCCACCAAACTGGCCGACAAGAAAATCAATATCGGTCATATGGAAGTGTCGCGAAAAGAAGAAGGTAAAGAGGCGCTGATGGTGATCGAAGTGGATGAAAATGTGGAAGATGATACACTGCGGAGCCTTGAGACCCTTGACAACATCACGAAAGTAACGAAAATTCACGATTAA
- the sdaAA gene encoding L-serine ammonia-lyase, iron-sulfur-dependent, subunit alpha, giving the protein MFRNVSELINQAESEQIQISEVMIRQEMAIHDLSREEVFSKMERNLDVMEKAVQRGIHEEVKSLTGLTGGDGKKLHEYMKHKRPLSGHTMLDAVSKAMATNEVNAAMGTICATPTAGSAGVVPGTLFAVKEQLNPTREEMLRYLFVSGAFGFVVANNASISGAAGGCQAEVGSASGMAAAAIVEMAGGTPAQSAEAMAIALKNMLGLVCDPVAGLVEVPCVKRNAAGASNAMVAADMALAGITSRIPCDEVIDAMFKIGQTMPSALRETGEGGLADTPTGRRYREKIFGN; this is encoded by the coding sequence TTGTTTCGAAATGTGAGTGAATTGATTAACCAGGCAGAAAGTGAACAAATACAAATATCGGAAGTCATGATCCGTCAGGAAATGGCCATTCATGATCTGAGCCGTGAAGAAGTCTTTTCGAAGATGGAACGAAATCTTGATGTGATGGAGAAGGCGGTTCAAAGAGGAATTCATGAAGAAGTCAAGTCACTAACGGGTTTAACAGGCGGAGATGGAAAGAAATTGCATGAATATATGAAGCACAAGCGGCCTTTGTCAGGTCACACGATGCTTGATGCTGTCAGTAAAGCGATGGCAACGAACGAAGTGAATGCGGCCATGGGCACCATCTGTGCGACGCCGACTGCCGGATCTGCGGGCGTTGTACCGGGAACCTTGTTTGCTGTGAAAGAACAGCTGAATCCGACGCGTGAAGAGATGCTCCGCTATCTTTTTGTCAGCGGTGCTTTCGGCTTCGTCGTCGCGAACAATGCGTCCATCTCGGGAGCGGCAGGCGGATGCCAGGCCGAAGTCGGTTCAGCGTCAGGAATGGCCGCCGCAGCCATTGTGGAAATGGCCGGGGGAACACCTGCACAATCCGCCGAGGCGATGGCAATTGCATTAAAAAACATGCTTGGACTCGTTTGTGATCCTGTGGCAGGTCTTGTGGAAGTCCCTTGCGTGAAGCGTAATGCAGCGGGTGCTTCCAATGCAATGGTGGCGGCTGATATGGCACTTGCAGGTATTACGAGCAGAATTCCATGTGATGAAGTGATCGATGCGATGTTCAAAATAGGACAGACGATGCCTTCTGCTCTCAGGGAGACAGGAGAAGGCGGTCTTGCGGATACCCCGACAGGTCGGCGGTACAGAGAAAAAATATTCGGGAACTGA
- the recG gene encoding ATP-dependent DNA helicase RecG — translation MNQPVSAVSGIGPRYVEILESMGIHTVMDLLTHFPFRYENHEIQPLAEAEHNERVTVQGTVHSVPELRMFKGKKSRLTVRLLADGLLVKAVFFNQPYMKKQISLNDKLIVSGTFDKHRLQISGAIVKAEEKIKRGGLEPVYSVKGDLKQNKMRQFIEAAVADFVEGVPELLPDSLLERYQLLARNRAFYYLHFPKDESFFLQARRRMAYEELLLFQLKMQWFRQTERKAESGQQKSWSKEAFDSFLLSLPFKLTDAQERVLTEILTDLGGAERMNRLLQGDVGSGKTVIAAAALYANYLSGFQGALMVPTEILAEQHSESLASLFNGMGMTIAHISGSSKTKEKREALERLATGEVDLVTGTHALIQEGVSFHKLGLVITDEQHRFGVEQRRTLRNKGLRPDVLFMTATPIPRTLAISAFGDMDVSTIDQLPAGRKPIETHWGKRNMLPRVMQFIDREIEKGHQAYVIAPLIEESEVLEVQNAIDLHKSFEEALPHRSVGLMHGRLHHEEKDAVMQAFQKNDVQILVSTTVVEVGVNVPNATVMVIYDADRFGLAQLHQLRGRVGRGSDQSHCILLADPKTDVGKERMSIMTETTDGFELSRRDLEMRGPGEFFGVRQSGMPKFKVADLVEDYRILETARKDARTIIETGVLFSHESYREIRAALERDPAFREERVD, via the coding sequence ATGAATCAGCCTGTTTCAGCGGTAAGTGGGATTGGTCCGCGTTATGTTGAGATACTGGAATCGATGGGGATTCATACAGTGATGGATCTGTTGACTCATTTTCCTTTCCGCTATGAAAATCATGAAATACAGCCCCTTGCTGAGGCTGAACATAATGAGCGCGTCACAGTTCAGGGTACGGTTCACAGTGTCCCTGAACTGCGTATGTTTAAAGGGAAAAAATCAAGACTGACCGTTCGCCTGCTTGCGGATGGTTTACTTGTCAAGGCTGTGTTTTTTAATCAGCCCTATATGAAAAAGCAAATCAGTCTAAACGATAAATTGATCGTGAGTGGCACTTTTGATAAACACCGCCTGCAGATCAGTGGTGCGATTGTGAAAGCTGAAGAAAAGATCAAACGGGGCGGTCTCGAACCGGTCTATTCGGTAAAAGGTGATCTTAAACAAAATAAAATGCGACAGTTTATCGAAGCTGCGGTTGCGGACTTCGTTGAAGGGGTGCCTGAGCTTCTGCCTGACTCTCTTCTCGAAAGGTATCAGCTGTTGGCACGGAACAGGGCATTTTATTACCTTCATTTTCCGAAAGATGAATCGTTTTTTTTACAGGCGAGACGAAGAATGGCCTATGAAGAGCTTCTTCTGTTTCAGCTGAAGATGCAATGGTTTCGTCAGACCGAAAGAAAAGCAGAAAGCGGCCAGCAAAAATCGTGGTCCAAGGAGGCTTTTGATTCGTTTCTTCTTTCGCTCCCATTTAAACTGACGGACGCACAAGAGCGGGTTCTGACGGAGATACTGACTGATCTTGGCGGGGCTGAGCGGATGAACAGACTTCTTCAGGGGGATGTTGGTTCAGGAAAAACCGTAATTGCCGCTGCAGCTCTTTATGCCAATTATCTGTCGGGCTTTCAGGGGGCGCTGATGGTTCCGACGGAAATCCTTGCAGAACAGCATTCTGAATCACTCGCATCCCTTTTCAACGGAATGGGCATGACCATTGCACACATAAGCGGATCGTCGAAGACAAAGGAGAAACGAGAAGCCCTTGAACGTCTTGCAACGGGTGAAGTGGATCTTGTCACCGGAACACACGCGCTCATACAGGAGGGTGTATCTTTTCATAAGCTCGGTCTGGTCATCACGGATGAACAGCACCGATTCGGAGTCGAACAGAGAAGAACATTGCGAAATAAAGGGTTAAGGCCCGATGTCCTGTTTATGACAGCGACACCGATCCCGAGAACGCTTGCGATCAGTGCGTTTGGTGATATGGATGTATCCACCATTGATCAGCTGCCTGCCGGTCGAAAACCGATCGAAACCCACTGGGGAAAGCGGAATATGTTGCCGCGGGTGATGCAGTTTATCGACCGTGAGATTGAAAAAGGTCATCAGGCATATGTTATCGCTCCGCTGATCGAGGAATCAGAGGTGCTCGAGGTGCAAAATGCCATCGATTTGCACAAAAGCTTTGAAGAAGCCCTGCCTCACCGCTCCGTTGGATTAATGCACGGTCGCCTCCATCATGAAGAAAAAGACGCCGTTATGCAGGCTTTTCAGAAAAACGACGTCCAGATACTCGTCTCGACAACAGTCGTCGAAGTGGGTGTAAACGTACCGAATGCAACCGTAATGGTCATTTATGATGCAGACCGATTTGGCCTTGCGCAGCTTCATCAGCTGCGGGGGCGGGTCGGACGGGGATCGGACCAGTCACATTGTATTTTACTTGCTGATCCAAAAACAGACGTAGGCAAAGAGCGGATGAGTATAATGACGGAGACGACAGATGGGTTTGAACTGTCCAGGCGTGATTTGGAGATGAGGGGCCCCGGCGAATTTTTTGGTGTGCGCCAGAGCGGGATGCCAAAATTTAAAGTGGCTGATCTTGTGGAGGACTACCGGATTCTTGAAACGGCGCGTAAAGATGCCCGTACGATCATTGAAACCGGGGTTCTGTTCAGCCATGAATCATACCGTGAGATAAGAGCTGCTCTCGAACGTGATCCGGCATTTCGTGAGGAAAGGGTGGATTGA
- the fapR gene encoding transcription factor FapR, whose product MKMAKRKRQPLLQEKIEENPFITDDALAEYFEVSVQTIRLDRLELNIPEVRERIKHVAQKQYDTVKALPLEEVIGEVIDLELDTYAISILDITEDHVFSRTGIARGHHLFAQANSLAVAVINDELALTVNAELSFKRQVNVHERVVAKARVTDVDQNRTTVNVNSFVEQELVFSGTFSMYRSETGEETEEAES is encoded by the coding sequence ATGAAAATGGCAAAACGTAAACGACAGCCATTATTGCAGGAGAAGATCGAAGAAAATCCGTTCATTACGGATGATGCATTGGCTGAGTATTTCGAGGTCAGCGTTCAGACCATTCGTCTTGACCGGCTCGAATTAAATATACCGGAAGTCAGAGAACGTATTAAACATGTAGCCCAAAAACAATATGATACGGTAAAGGCGCTGCCACTCGAGGAAGTTATTGGTGAAGTGATCGACCTCGAGCTGGATACGTATGCGATTTCCATTTTGGACATCACCGAAGATCATGTTTTTTCGAGAACAGGGATTGCCCGTGGGCATCATTTGTTTGCCCAGGCCAATTCACTTGCCGTGGCTGTGATCAACGATGAACTGGCGCTGACAGTAAACGCCGAACTTTCTTTTAAGCGTCAAGTCAATGTACATGAACGTGTCGTGGCAAAAGCAAGAGTTACAGATGTTGATCAAAACCGCACAACGGTGAATGTCAACAGCTTTGTTGAGCAGGAACTGGTGTTCAGCGGAACATTTTCCATGTACCGCAGTGAAACCGGCGAAGAAACGGAGGAGGCCGAATCATGA
- the plsX gene encoding phosphate acyltransferase PlsX has translation MKLAVDAMGGDNAPKSIVKGSLMALKQFDDIEIVLIGDEAQITPHLEGSDKRISVLHTDEWITSEDSPVKAVRRKKNASMVLTVKEVKEGRADAAISAGNTGALMTAGLLIVGRAKGIERPALSPMLPTKNGDGFLLLDVGANMEAKPNHLLQYALMGDVYMRKVRQIEKPRIGLLNVGAEAGKGSELTKQAYELIENSDVHFVGNVEARDLLDGVADVVVADGFSGNLVLKSVEGTALSLFSILKTELTSTLKNKLAAAVLKPAFKKVKDKMDYSEYGGAGLFGLKSPVVKAHGSSDERAFFSALRQARLMVEEEVAPTIAREIERVSAKEEEE, from the coding sequence ATGAAACTTGCAGTTGATGCGATGGGGGGCGACAATGCCCCAAAGAGCATTGTGAAAGGGAGTCTGATGGCTCTTAAGCAATTTGATGATATAGAGATTGTTCTGATTGGAGACGAGGCGCAAATCACTCCCCATTTGGAAGGCAGTGACAAGCGGATCAGCGTCCTCCATACGGACGAATGGATTACTTCTGAGGACAGTCCTGTAAAAGCCGTTCGAAGAAAGAAAAATGCTTCTATGGTACTGACGGTCAAAGAGGTCAAGGAAGGGCGCGCGGATGCTGCTATTTCTGCGGGGAATACAGGTGCGCTCATGACAGCAGGTCTGTTGATTGTCGGAAGAGCGAAAGGTATTGAACGTCCTGCTCTCTCTCCGATGCTTCCGACAAAAAATGGTGACGGTTTTCTGCTTCTGGATGTCGGAGCCAATATGGAAGCCAAACCGAATCATCTTCTTCAGTATGCACTGATGGGAGATGTATATATGAGAAAGGTCCGCCAAATTGAAAAACCGCGAATTGGACTGTTAAACGTTGGTGCAGAAGCAGGTAAAGGCTCCGAGCTGACAAAGCAGGCATATGAACTGATTGAGAACAGTGACGTGCACTTCGTTGGGAATGTGGAGGCGCGTGATCTTCTTGATGGTGTCGCGGATGTTGTTGTTGCTGACGGATTCAGCGGGAATCTGGTGTTGAAATCCGTTGAAGGAACGGCGTTATCACTCTTTTCGATTTTAAAAACAGAGCTGACGTCAACCCTCAAGAATAAGTTGGCGGCTGCTGTTCTGAAACCGGCCTTTAAAAAGGTGAAAGACAAAATGGATTATTCTGAATATGGAGGAGCCGGTTTGTTCGGTTTGAAGTCACCTGTAGTTAAAGCGCACGGATCATCTGACGAACGTGCTTTCTTCAGTGCATTGAGACAGGCCAGACTGATGGTTGAAGAAGAGGTGGCGCCGACCATCGCGAGGGAAATCGAACGGGTTTCTGCCAAGGAGGAAGAAGAATGA